The following coding sequences lie in one Silene latifolia isolate original U9 population chromosome 5, ASM4854445v1, whole genome shotgun sequence genomic window:
- the LOC141655284 gene encoding uncharacterized protein LOC141655284 yields the protein MKGGSRAQWQMNNFQAAIDECWLRDVAWEGYAFTFDNGQCGDANRQSMIDRAMCTSTWLELFPYARLLHMEREWFDHAPIKLILDRRETSWGGGEEAVTSGVEKGGGNLAASIKECAKQLQDWKKITIGKIGWAMDKKQRQLARLNKGTRTEEEVRCRRKLVAEIAELNRQEETYWRQRSRALWLRDGDRNTNFFHTRAGERRTKNFIGKLVDDQGVDRIGDEAVAQVVNNYFKDFFVTANPRNFDDVVQGMEGRISDE from the exons ATGAAAGGGGGTAGCCGTGCTCAGTGGCAGATGAATAATTTTCAAGCAGCTATAGACGAGTGTTGGTTGAGAGATGTGGCGTGGGAAGGGTACGCTTTCACGTTTGATAATGGACAGTGTGGTGACGCTAATCGACAGAGCATGATTGACCGTGCTATGTGCACCTCGACGTGGCTAGAGTTGTTTCCTTATGCGAGGCTTTTGCATATGGAGCGAGAATGGTTTGACCATGCACCAATAAAGCTTATTCTTGATAGGAGGGAGACAA GTTGGGGAGGAGGTGAGGAGGCAGTGACCAGTGGGGTGGAGAAGGGAGGGGGAAACTTGGCAGCTTCGATTAAGGAATGCGCAAAACAGCTACAAGATTGGAAAAAGATTACCATAGGGAAAATTGGGTGGGCTATGGATAAGAAACAAAGACAGCTTGCTAGACTTAATAAGGGAACACGGACTGAGGAGGAGGTGCGGTGTAGGAGAAAGCTTGTTGCTGAAATTGCTGAACTTAATAGACAGGAAGAAACTTACTGGAGACAACGGTCACGTGCACTGTGGCTTCGGGATGGAGATCGAAACACCAATTTTTTCCATACCAGAGCGGGGGAGAGGAGAACAAAAAATTTTATCGGGAAATTGGTTGATGACCAGGGGGTTGACCGAATTGGAGATGAGGCGGTTGCTCAGGTGGTGAACAATTATTTTAAGGATTTCTTTGTGACGGCGAACCCAAGGAATTTTGATGATGTTGTACAGGGGATGGAGGGTCGAATCTCGGATGAATAG
- the LOC141655285 gene encoding secreted RxLR effector protein 78-like, with translation MWFTKLSLKYLLIGLNCFWERFSENQIAFTPGRLITDNILIAFEMFHYMKNSRHTEGHMAIKLDMAKAYDRVDWSFLRRVLDTMGFDHDWVNRVMECVSTVTFSVLINGAPSDEFLPERGLRQGDPLSPYLFILCAEALSNLMRRAVVGESLHGIRGTLVP, from the exons ATGTGGTTTACAAAATTGTCTCTAAAGTACTTGCTAATAGGCTTAAATTGTTTTTGGGAGAGATTTTCTGAAAATCAGATTGCTTTTACGCCGGGTCGGTTAATCACGGATAATATTTTAATAGCTTTCGAGATGTTCCATTATATGAAGAATTCTAGACATACAGAGGGACATATGGCGATAAAATTGGATATGGCAAAAGCTTATGATAGAGTGGACTGGAGTTTTTTGAGACGGGTCCTTGATACTATGGGCTTCGACCATGATTGGGTGAATAGGGTGATGGAATGTGTTTCTACCGTCACTTTCTCAGTTCTCATAAATGGCGCACCATCTGACGAGTTCCTGCCGGAAAGGGGACTTAGGCAAGGGGACCCGCTCTCTCCGTATCTGTTTATTCTTTGTGCGGAGGCTTTGTCGAACTTAATGAGGCGCGCTGTTGTAGGAGAGTCGCTTCATGGGATCCGG GGAAcattagttccttga
- the LOC141655286 gene encoding uncharacterized protein LOC141655286, which yields MGFHYHPLCKPMRLSHLMFADDLLLFSKGDVNSIMILLRTYATFSNASGLRLSKGKSNAYFNGMQAIVKREILQVSGCIEGRLPFKYLGVPIKTTRLNAHDCAPLIEKITAKIRGLGARKFSYAGRLVLIKAVLKTYHNYWATMFILPSGVIARIKTICRNFLWDGGSEYIRTPLVAWDKVCRPKTEGGLGLENDSVWNKAALGKLVWWISHKADHLWVKWINHTYLKGQEWHSNCPTSDTSWYWRRLCQVRDLLKDWTEQGEGDYSIAKGYDFLREKTQEVQWSNVVWNQLTIPKHSLVAWLYHHKALTTNAKLKDIGITSDDTCYICGVGAEQLDHLFFSCIFSNNIVSIVEIWLGIQLPRQNLLDWRIQFHGSGYKRDVVNGVLNALIYSIWRQRNTCKFEIQLLRPHKVAENLIKDLKIWIVQIQKRSKRKEDDWTRLLCGR from the coding sequence ATGGGGTTCCACTATCACCCTCTCTGTAAACCCATGAGGCTTTCTCACCtcatgtttgcagatgacctcCTACTTTTTAGTAAGGGGGATGTGAACTCTATAATGATTTTACTCAGGACATATGCTACCTTCTCTAATGCTTCTGGATTGAGGTTAAGCAAGGGGAAATCCAATGCTTATTTCAATGGAATGCAAGCTATAGTCAAGAGAGAAATCCTTCAAGTTTCAGGTTGTATTGAGGGTCGTCTCCCTTTCAAATATTTGGGAGTGCCAATCAAAACTACCAGGCTCAATGCCCATGATTGTGCTCCTCTTATTGAGAAGATCACTGCTAAAATTAGGGGACTAGGAGCAAGAAAGTTTTCTTATGCAGGGCGCCTGGTGCTCATTAAAGCTGTTCTAAAAACTTATCACAATTATTGGGCTACAATGTTCATTCTCCCAAGTGGAGTGATAGCCCGCATTAAGACAATTTGCAGAAACTTCCTCTGGGATGGAGGAAGTGAGTATATTAGAACCCCTTTGGTAGCCTGGGACAAGGTCTGTAGACCCAAAACAGAAGGGGGTTTGGGGCTTGAAAATGACTCTGTGTGGAACAAAGCAGCGTTGGGCAAGTTAGTGTGGTGGATTTCTCATAAAGCTGATCATTTATGGGTTAAGTGGATCAACCACACGTATCTCAAAGGGCAAGAATGGCATAGTAACTGTCCCACATCCGACACTAGCTGGTATTGGAGGAGACTTTGTCAGGTTAGAGATCTACTTAAAGACTGGACAGAGCAAGGAGAAGGGGATTATTCCATAGCTAAAGGATATGATTTCCTCAGAGAGAAAACTCAGGAGGTGCAATGGTCAAATGTGGTTTGGAACCAGTTGACGATACCCAAGCATAGCTTGGTAGCTTGGCTTTATCATCACAAAGCTCTTACTACTAATGCAAAGCTTAAAGATATTGGCATTACCTCAGACGATACCTGTTATATCTGTGGAGTAGGAGCGGAACAGCTGGATCATCTCTTCTTTTCCTGCATCTTTAGTAATAATATAGTTAGTATCGTGGAGATTTGGTTAGGCATTCAATTACCTCGACAAAATTTGCTAGATTGGAGAATCCAATTCCATGGATCCGGGTATAAGAGAGATGTCGTCAATGGCGTTCTTAATGCTCTCATTTATTCCATTTGGAGGCAAAGGAACACTTGCAAGTTTGAGATACAGTTGCTAAGACCTCATAAAGTCGCTGAAAACTTAATCAAGGATCTCAAGATTTGGATTGTTCAAATACAGAAGAGATCGAAGAGAAAGGAGGATGACTGGACGAGATTATTGTGTGGGCGATGA